Proteins from a single region of Sandaracinaceae bacterium:
- a CDS encoding class I SAM-dependent RNA methyltransferase — protein sequence MRSKRPVARGPRAGASLPASVSGVVERLASGGDGVLSTPFGDVHCAGAFAGERVRLSGLRRKGKRVQASRVEILEASPARRDPPCAHAASCGGCPFMALTPEAQRDARLGLVDQALRHARVAPIHPLEHDPAGASQPLAYRGRARMRFERGVLGYRSAGSATVVPVTRCLVQAAAIAEAAAALSASLAALHAEQALPPLDVHLGTGARGAVVALRCEQPLPAELYAMLEGLVAAEALQGAGVLAGGATRHAHFGDPSEVAARLPPGAGVSPLRVPLGGFSQANPTVNAALVATVVAWADAAQQPTLELYAGSGNLSVALVEAGALLTTVEHDAAAAALAAENLRERGLSATAHHRDVVDAPRARFSRVVLDPPREGALRVLESLVRVQRPERVVYVSCDPRTLARDLAVLVEAGYVLERVRVFDMFPQTPHVESVALLTRAA from the coding sequence GTGAGGTCCAAGCGACCGGTCGCGCGTGGGCCACGCGCTGGGGCGTCCCTTCCAGCGTCGGTCTCGGGGGTCGTCGAGCGTCTCGCCAGCGGGGGCGATGGCGTCCTGAGCACGCCGTTCGGTGACGTGCACTGCGCGGGGGCGTTCGCGGGTGAACGCGTGCGGCTGTCGGGGCTGCGACGCAAGGGCAAGCGCGTCCAAGCGAGCCGAGTCGAGATCCTCGAGGCGTCTCCCGCCCGGCGTGACCCTCCATGTGCTCACGCCGCGTCCTGTGGCGGCTGCCCGTTCATGGCGCTGACCCCCGAGGCCCAGCGTGACGCGCGCCTAGGCCTGGTGGACCAGGCGCTGCGCCATGCTCGCGTCGCTCCCATCCATCCTCTGGAGCACGACCCCGCCGGCGCGTCGCAGCCTCTCGCGTATCGAGGGCGGGCCCGCATGCGCTTCGAGCGCGGCGTCCTCGGTTACCGCAGCGCGGGCTCCGCCACGGTCGTTCCCGTCACGCGTTGCCTGGTGCAGGCGGCGGCCATCGCCGAGGCTGCGGCCGCATTGAGCGCGTCGCTCGCGGCTCTCCACGCGGAGCAGGCCCTGCCACCGCTCGACGTTCATCTCGGGACCGGCGCGCGCGGTGCAGTCGTCGCGCTGCGCTGCGAGCAGCCGCTCCCCGCCGAGCTCTACGCGATGCTCGAGGGGTTGGTGGCCGCCGAGGCGCTGCAGGGTGCGGGGGTCCTCGCGGGCGGCGCCACGCGCCATGCGCACTTCGGAGACCCGAGCGAGGTGGCCGCGAGGCTCCCCCCCGGCGCGGGCGTCAGTCCCTTGCGCGTCCCGCTCGGAGGATTCTCTCAAGCGAACCCGACGGTCAACGCCGCGCTCGTCGCTACCGTGGTGGCCTGGGCGGACGCCGCGCAGCAGCCCACCCTCGAGCTCTATGCGGGCAGCGGGAACCTCAGCGTGGCGCTGGTGGAGGCCGGCGCCCTGCTGACGACGGTGGAGCACGACGCAGCCGCGGCGGCGTTGGCGGCGGAGAACCTACGTGAGCGCGGGCTCTCGGCCACAGCGCATCACCGAGATGTCGTCGACGCGCCTCGCGCGCGCTTCTCGCGGGTCGTCTTGGACCCTCCACGCGAGGGGGCGCTGCGGGTCCTCGAGAGCCTCGTCCGCGTGCAGCGCCCCGAGCGCGTCGTCTATGTGTCGTGTGATCCCCGCACGCTGGCGCGGGACCTCGCGGTGCTGGTGGAGGCTGGCTACGTGCTGGAGCGCGTTCGTGTGTTCGACATGTTCCCGCAAACGCCACACGTGGAGTCGGTCGCGCTCCTCACGCGCGCGGCTTGA
- the nrdR gene encoding transcriptional repressor NrdR, with translation MRCPFCSKLDNKVIDSRLSQAGEVVRRRRECEGCGRRYTTYERIEQTLPLVVKKDGRRQPYDRVKLLAGLRRACVKRPVSAETLERLLNRLERQLVDTGDPEVSSALLGGKVLSALRDTDPVAYVRFASVYREFQNAEEFMDELRTLVDESGG, from the coding sequence ATGCGTTGCCCCTTCTGTAGCAAGCTCGACAACAAGGTCATCGACTCTCGCCTGTCTCAAGCGGGCGAGGTGGTACGGCGTCGGCGTGAGTGCGAGGGCTGCGGCCGTCGCTACACCACCTACGAGCGCATCGAGCAGACGTTGCCGCTGGTGGTGAAGAAGGATGGACGACGCCAGCCCTACGACCGGGTCAAGTTGCTGGCGGGCTTGCGTCGGGCGTGCGTGAAGCGGCCCGTCTCGGCCGAGACCCTGGAGCGGCTGCTGAATCGCCTGGAACGTCAGCTGGTGGACACCGGCGATCCGGAGGTCAGCTCGGCGTTGTTGGGCGGGAAGGTCCTGAGCGCGCTACGGGACACCGATCCCGTCGCCTACGTGCGCTTCGCCAGCGTCTACCGTGAGTTCCAGAACGCAGAAGAGTTCATGGACGAGCTGCGCACGCTCGTGGACGAGAGCGGCGGCTGA
- the ribD gene encoding bifunctional diaminohydroxyphosphoribosylaminopyrimidine deaminase/5-amino-6-(5-phosphoribosylamino)uracil reductase RibD: protein MGAPDQADQRHMRRALRLARRGDTSPNPQVGAVLVRDGEVVGEGYHTRAGAPHAEVEALKSAGAAARGATLYVTLEPCNHHGRTPPCTEAVIAAGVSRVVVGALDLHPHVPGSAERLRAAGIVVERGVCGEEAAALVRPFFKHLTTGLPYVCIKAAVTLDGRMATRTFDSKWITSDASRKEAHRLRAESDAVLVGVSTVLADDPRLNVRAVEGRDPLRVVVDTSLRTPVDAAVLQGEPGATLVLHAADASPARVEALRAAGAVVHDVPRGPSGLDLGAVLRVLGERNVVRLLVEGGGRVHGSLLDAGLADHASVFVAPIIVGDAAAPAFASGRGSDTMAGSYRIANARVRRRGPDVWMDGPLVKDRSEDK, encoded by the coding sequence ATGGGCGCACCCGACCAAGCAGACCAGCGCCACATGCGTCGCGCGCTGCGGCTCGCCCGACGTGGGGACACCAGCCCCAACCCGCAGGTCGGCGCAGTCTTGGTGCGCGACGGCGAGGTGGTAGGCGAGGGGTATCATACGCGCGCTGGTGCGCCACACGCCGAGGTCGAAGCGCTGAAGAGCGCCGGGGCGGCTGCGCGAGGGGCGACCCTGTACGTCACGCTCGAACCCTGCAACCACCATGGGCGCACTCCCCCGTGCACCGAAGCGGTCATCGCGGCGGGCGTCAGCCGGGTCGTGGTGGGAGCGCTCGACCTCCATCCCCACGTGCCTGGTTCCGCCGAACGGTTGCGCGCAGCCGGCATCGTGGTGGAGCGCGGAGTGTGCGGCGAGGAGGCTGCTGCGCTGGTCCGGCCGTTCTTCAAGCACCTCACCACGGGCCTCCCCTACGTGTGCATCAAGGCGGCCGTGACGTTGGACGGACGCATGGCCACGCGGACGTTCGACAGCAAGTGGATCACGTCTGACGCCAGCCGCAAGGAGGCGCACCGCTTGCGCGCGGAGAGCGACGCGGTGCTGGTCGGCGTGTCGACGGTGCTGGCCGACGATCCCCGCCTGAACGTGCGCGCGGTCGAAGGGCGCGATCCGCTTCGCGTCGTCGTTGATACGTCACTCCGGACCCCTGTCGATGCGGCCGTGCTGCAAGGAGAGCCAGGGGCGACGCTGGTCCTGCACGCCGCAGACGCGTCCCCCGCGCGAGTGGAGGCGCTGCGCGCCGCCGGCGCCGTCGTGCACGACGTCCCCCGGGGGCCCAGTGGGCTGGACCTCGGCGCGGTGCTGCGGGTCCTCGGGGAGCGCAACGTGGTGCGCCTGCTGGTCGAAGGCGGGGGGCGCGTGCATGGTTCACTGCTGGACGCTGGGCTCGCGGACCACGCATCGGTGTTCGTGGCGCCCATCATCGTCGGTGACGCCGCGGCGCCTGCGTTTGCGTCGGGTCGGGGGAGCGATACGATGGCCGGCTCGTATCGCATCGCGAACGCGCGCGTGCGGCGGCGCGGACCAGACGTGTGGATGGATGGCCCGTTGGTGAAGGACCGATCGGAAGACAAATGA